Proteins encoded within one genomic window of Setaria italica strain Yugu1 chromosome IV, Setaria_italica_v2.0, whole genome shotgun sequence:
- the LOC101757835 gene encoding methyl-CpG-binding domain-containing protein 2: MRTFQGQNPENRGDHTCKSLPSKKKLCKVPESVEGHIIDDDDDDSSKDYSVRDASKQVVLYNPEITHDKQSDTDYYTSPRQSSKKPRYGYGTVLPSIGAYTVQCATCYKWRIVPTKEKYEELRESISQELFVCTRASEWNRALSCDEPEDMSQDGSRVWALDKPNIAQPPPGWDREVRIRGASTKFADVYYTSPSGKKLRSLVEIGRYLKENPHYIREGVNLSQFSFATPKPLQEDYVRKHTLRDAHELLEFPEIAQVDPLCWAAPPTRRELLTGPSSSTSDPASINQPEMSDRVDLHQPEASEPPSRYRNMRALKQLSSRK; the protein is encoded by the exons ATGAGGACTTTTCAGGGTCAAAACCCTGAGAATAGGGGAGACCATACTTGCAAGTCTTTGCCTTCCAAAAAGAAGCTTTGCAAGGTACCTGAATCGGTTGAAGGGCATATTattgatgacgatgatgatgacagCAGCAAGGATTACTCTGTGCGAGACGCATCAAAGCAGGTTGTCCTTTACAATCCTGAGATCACACATGATAAGCAAAGTGACACGGATTACTATACTTCACCGCGCCAAAGTTCCAAGAAGCCAAGATATGGATATGGCACGGTTCTACCTTCTATTGGTGCTTATACTGTGCAGTGTGCCACCTGCTACAAATGGAGGATCGttccaacaaaagaaaaatatgaagaGCTGCGGGAGAGTATTTCTCAGGAGCTTTTTGTATGCACAAGGGCTAGTGAGTGGAACCGTGCATTATCATGTGACGAACCGGAAGATATGTCACAAGATGGAAGTAGGGTGTGGGCGCTTGATAAGCCAAACATTGCCCAACCCCCACCTGGCTGGGACAGGGAGGTCAGAATCAGAGGGGCTTCCACCAAGTTTGCAGATGT GTATTACACTTCTCCATCTGGGAAAAAGTTGAGGTCATTGGTTGAAATCGGAAG GTACTTGAAAGAGAACCCACACTACATCAGGGAAGGGGTTAACTTATCTCAGTTCTCATTTGCTACTCCTAAACCCCTGCAAGAAGACTATGTTCGAAAGCATACACTAAGAGATGCTCATGAGCTGCTAGAGTTTCCTGAGATAGCTCAAG TTGATCCACTGTGTTGGGCAGCACCTCCTACTCGCAGAGAACTGCTCACTGGACCTAGCTCTTCAACTTCAGATCCTGCTAGCATCAACCAACCTGAGATGTCGGACCGCGTCGACCTTCACCAGCCTGAGGCATCTGAACCACCATCTCGGTACCGCAATATGAGAGCCCTGAAGCAATTGTCCTCGAGGAAGTGA
- the LOC101758250 gene encoding glutathione transferase GST 23, which yields MSSSSQKPAQEAAPVKLITAFGSPFAHRVEVALALKGVPYELVVEDLANKSALLLAHNPVHRSVPVLIHGGRAVCESLVIVEYVDEAFHGGAAPRILPTDPYDRATARFWAQFIADKCLKPLWLSMWADGEAQARFTRETKESLAILDARLDGKRFFGGDALGFVDLAACTLAHWLDVLEEVAGVRLVGDGEYPALRRWAKEYTSDETVKRFLPDREELVAFFAANKERYTSMVRAALQQQ from the exons atgtcgtcgtcgtcgcagaAGCCAGCacaggaggcggcgccggtgaAGCTCATCACGGCGTTCGGAAGCCCGTTCGCGCACCGCGTGGAGGTGGCGCTCGCGCTCAAGGGCGTGCCGTACGAGCTGGTCGTTGAGGACCTGGCCAACAAGAGCGCGCTGCTGCTCGCGCACAACCCCGTCCACCGCTCGGTCCCCGTCCTCATCCACGGCGGCCGCGCGGTCTGCGAGTCCCTCGTCATCGTCGAGTACGTCGACGAGGCGTTCCACGGCGGGGCGGCTCCGCGGATCCTCCCCACCGACCCCTACGACCGCGCCACCGCCCGCTTCTGGGCCCAGTTCATCGCCGACAAG TGCTTGAAGCCGCTGTGGCTGTCGATGTGGGCGGACGGCGAGGCGCAGGCGCGGTTCACGAGGGAGACGAAGGAGAGCCTGGCGATCCTTGACGCGCGGCTCGATGGCAAGAGGTTCTTCGGCGGCGACGCCCTCGGCTTCGTCGACCTCGCCGCCTGCACACTGGCGCACTGGCTCGACGTgctggaggaggtggccggGGTGCGCCTCGTCGGGGATGGCGAGTACCCGGCTCTCCGCCGGTGGGCCAAGGAGTACACCTCCGACGAGACAGTGAAGAGGTTCCTGCCGGACAGGGAGGAGCTCGTCGCCTTCTTCGCCGCTAACAAGGAGAGGTACACGTCCATGGTCAGGGCAGCGCTGCAGCAGCAGTAG